A single Bdellovibrio bacteriovorus DNA region contains:
- a CDS encoding CC0125/CC1285 family lipoprotein, whose protein sequence is MKSIALLLLSLTFVGCGTTYQKNGFMGGYSDMKLGDGLYEVTFKGNGYTSAQTVKDGLLRRCAELTYEEDYHYFVFVDQEANANTVNMGTTHTGQFTNNYYGGVNYQGRSQTNSVTKHSRTAVIKMFKKGTQPPVAYEVETVLVNFGIIVPKEEAPRNPASAKTYMK, encoded by the coding sequence ATGAAATCAATCGCCCTTTTACTTCTATCTCTTACATTCGTTGGATGTGGAACAACTTACCAGAAAAATGGCTTCATGGGAGGTTATAGCGACATGAAGTTGGGTGATGGGCTTTATGAAGTTACTTTTAAGGGCAACGGATACACAAGTGCTCAAACCGTCAAAGACGGCCTTTTAAGAAGATGCGCTGAACTTACCTACGAAGAAGACTATCACTATTTCGTTTTCGTTGATCAAGAGGCAAATGCGAATACGGTAAACATGGGTACGACTCACACGGGTCAATTCACAAACAACTACTATGGCGGCGTTAACTATCAAGGCCGATCACAAACCAACTCAGTCACAAAGCACAGCAGAACTGCCGTAATTAAGATGTTCAAAAAAGGGACTCAGCCTCCTGTCGCGTACGAAGTAGAAACAGTGCTGGTGAATTTCGGAATTATCGTCCCGAAAGAGGAAGCACCTAGAAATCCTGCCTCGGCTAAAACTTATATGAAATAG
- a CDS encoding mobile mystery protein A — MGAKTAKLRRHQLDRFFRQSESVLSAKAPKNGWVKEIREALGMTMQDLGERLGVIKQRIERIEKDEVAGKVTLQTLNDAAEALDCELVYFFVPKGQGLQKNLEAQALKAAREIVKSTEHTMSLEAQDTSKQAQQHLLESVAQELLLKEDRRIWRTKRENSKSSRGHTSR, encoded by the coding sequence GTGGGTGCAAAAACAGCAAAACTTCGTCGACATCAGCTGGATCGGTTTTTCCGACAAAGCGAAAGTGTTCTTTCCGCAAAAGCTCCTAAGAACGGATGGGTGAAAGAAATCCGCGAAGCTCTCGGGATGACGATGCAAGATTTGGGTGAACGCTTAGGTGTGATTAAGCAGCGTATTGAGCGTATCGAAAAAGACGAAGTTGCTGGCAAGGTGACTCTGCAAACTCTCAACGACGCGGCGGAAGCCCTTGATTGCGAGCTTGTGTATTTCTTTGTCCCGAAAGGTCAGGGTTTGCAAAAAAACTTAGAGGCTCAAGCTTTAAAAGCCGCCCGTGAGATTGTGAAGAGCACCGAGCACACCATGAGTCTTGAGGCTCAAGACACTTCTAAACAGGCGCAACAGCATTTGCTTGAAAGTGTCGCGCAGGAACTTTTGTTGAAAGAAGACCGCAGAATATGGAGAACGAAGCGTGAAAATTCAAAGTCCTCCAGGGGCCACACCTCTCGATGA
- a CDS encoding mobile mystery protein B, translated as MKIQSPPGATPLDDETLQGLIPGLTTHRELDEFEAAGIARALLWAFNSRTLKKDLLSASGLCLLHRKMFQDTWEWAGTFRRRETNIGVSPEKIQNELGQLLGDVKYWLTHNTFSTEEIVARFHHRLVWIHPFPNGNGRFSRLAADLLMEHIGRSRPTWGQVNLGQMGQKRAQYIQVLQIADRSENYAPLIEFMKS; from the coding sequence GTGAAAATTCAAAGTCCTCCAGGGGCCACACCTCTCGATGATGAAACTTTGCAGGGATTGATTCCAGGACTGACAACTCATCGAGAGCTTGATGAGTTTGAAGCCGCCGGAATCGCCCGCGCTCTTCTTTGGGCTTTTAATAGTCGCACTCTGAAGAAAGATCTGCTTTCGGCTTCGGGTCTTTGTCTTTTACACCGAAAAATGTTTCAGGACACCTGGGAGTGGGCGGGGACTTTCCGTCGACGTGAAACAAATATCGGCGTTTCTCCAGAAAAAATTCAAAACGAATTAGGTCAACTGTTAGGGGATGTAAAGTACTGGCTTACTCACAACACATTTTCAACAGAAGAAATCGTCGCGCGCTTTCATCACCGCCTCGTATGGATTCATCCTTTTCCCAATGGAAATGGTCGATTTTCGAGACTGGCAGCAGATCTTTTGATGGAACACATTGGTCGGTCTAGACCCACATGGGGGCAGGTAAACCTTGGTCAGATGGGACAGAAGCGAGCTCAGTATATTCAAGTCCTACAAATTGCAGATCGCTCTGAAAACTACGCGCCGCTTATTGAGTTTATGAAAAGTTAG
- a CDS encoding tyrosine-protein phosphatase, producing MRLEGGINFRDMGGYETLDGRKVKKGFFFRSGSLSRLTPQDCEYLKAFSIEHIIDYRDQHESAKDKDILWEGVQYECCPANPASHATNADHGDFFSSESLEALPSDFMETLYRQLPFGNSAYKKLFHKVDSLNQGALVQHCAVGKDRTGVGSALLLLSLGVPQETVIQDYLVTEQTLLPFKLKILTAIEPRLTAKAKERFEYMMSANENFLHTALREITSRYGSYESFFEQEYALTALKRDQWKKRFLE from the coding sequence ATGAGACTTGAAGGCGGAATTAATTTTAGAGACATGGGTGGATATGAAACTTTGGACGGACGTAAAGTCAAAAAAGGTTTCTTTTTTCGCTCGGGTTCGTTGTCTCGCTTAACACCGCAAGACTGTGAGTACCTCAAAGCCTTTTCTATCGAGCACATCATTGATTATCGTGATCAACACGAATCCGCGAAGGATAAAGACATCCTGTGGGAAGGTGTACAGTATGAATGTTGTCCAGCGAATCCCGCAAGTCACGCAACGAATGCGGATCATGGCGACTTTTTTAGTTCTGAAAGTTTAGAAGCCTTGCCTTCTGATTTCATGGAGACATTGTATCGCCAACTTCCCTTTGGGAATTCTGCTTATAAAAAACTTTTTCATAAAGTGGATTCTTTAAATCAGGGGGCGCTCGTGCAGCACTGTGCAGTAGGTAAGGATCGGACGGGTGTCGGTTCGGCCTTATTGCTTTTGTCTTTAGGCGTTCCGCAAGAGACAGTGATTCAAGACTACCTCGTTACTGAACAAACTCTTTTACCCTTTAAGCTAAAAATCTTAACGGCCATCGAGCCGCGTTTAACTGCGAAAGCCAAAGAGCGTTTCGAGTACATGATGTCAGCCAATGAGAATTTCTTGCATACGGCATTGCGAGAAATCACTTCTCGTTATGGCAGCTATGAAAGCTTTTTTGAGCAGGAATACGCTTTAACGGCTCTTAAGCGCGATCAGTGGAAAAAACGTTTTCTAGAGTAA
- a CDS encoding HD-GYP domain-containing protein — MDANINQEDYVAVSRDEFVAGMQVPVDIFLKLSETNYVMILKEGAKVHFEQMHFPEKAEWLYVRRSDYHKCVGQNLSIAGIVLESDKISFEKKTIFLSKAADSIFKEIEHLGFDHQALEHSKIVSRSIQTLVDNKPDISAVINMMSNLNDELIRHAMMVSAISVIIAKNMKWTLAQNLEKLALGALLHDVGMKELPDEILETPRHAMTRDQTAAYESHVYRGVEILRSMPSISDDIIAIVLEHHENAPGQGYPRRLRDIKMNPFARVVALADCFADVVMESVNNPHPKTPAQAVAYIEITLGQPFHKPAFQALKQALQGPAPIAVKKVI; from the coding sequence ATGGATGCGAATATCAATCAGGAAGATTACGTTGCAGTATCAAGGGACGAGTTCGTAGCTGGCATGCAAGTGCCGGTGGATATTTTTCTTAAACTCTCTGAAACAAACTATGTGATGATTTTAAAGGAAGGCGCGAAGGTTCACTTCGAGCAAATGCACTTTCCTGAAAAAGCGGAATGGCTTTATGTTCGTCGCAGTGATTATCACAAATGCGTGGGGCAAAACTTAAGCATCGCAGGCATCGTCTTAGAAAGTGATAAGATCAGTTTTGAAAAGAAAACGATCTTTCTTTCCAAAGCCGCAGATTCTATTTTCAAAGAGATTGAACATTTAGGCTTTGATCATCAAGCCTTAGAACATTCAAAAATCGTCAGTCGCTCTATTCAAACTCTGGTTGATAACAAACCAGATATTTCTGCCGTTATTAACATGATGTCGAATCTTAACGACGAGCTGATTCGCCATGCAATGATGGTCTCTGCGATCTCCGTAATCATCGCGAAGAATATGAAGTGGACGCTCGCGCAGAATTTAGAAAAATTAGCCTTAGGGGCTCTTCTTCACGACGTCGGCATGAAAGAGCTTCCGGATGAAATCCTTGAAACTCCTAGACATGCGATGACCCGCGACCAGACGGCGGCTTACGAGTCCCATGTCTACCGTGGAGTGGAAATCTTAAGAAGCATGCCGTCCATTTCGGATGATATTATCGCCATCGTTTTAGAGCATCACGAAAATGCTCCCGGCCAGGGGTATCCTCGAAGATTAAGGGATATTAAAATGAATCCGTTTGCAAGAGTCGTGGCGCTAGCTGATTGTTTTGCAGATGTGGTGATGGAGTCGGTGAACAATCCCCATCCTAAGACGCCGGCGCAGGCTGTGGCGTACATTGAAATCACTTTGGGGCAGCCTTTTCATAAGCCGGCTTTCCAGGCTTTGAAGCAGGCCCTGCAAGGACCTGCTCCGATCGCTGTCAAAAAAGTGATTTAG
- a CDS encoding fatty acid cis/trans isomerase, producing the protein MQFINILVLCFISVVMTSVSKAEEPNFDLYTRKVQPVFDNRCVACHSCFNAPCQLNLQNFEGFQRGASKLNVYDGTRIKSVSPTRLWIDAHGAKGWQEKGFFDLNNTRKSEGNLFLSFLNLRAEKQNVEIEKQVAQTQICASPTEDFKKLQKQAPYLGMPYGLPPLSAMEIDTIQTWLEGGAPGPNSEAQKELARVPVEIQKQIQVWQKFLNQTDPTHKLVSRYLYEHLFLAHLHFPESKDTFFRLVRSRTSCQEGVQEIATRRPNDDPGVQKFYYCFAKFPGTVVMKTHIPYALSPKKLERIKKLFWEESWKVRVMPTYEPGVAENPFIAFKDIPVKARYQFLLDDAQYHVSTFIKGPVCNGSMAVNSIQEQFYVFFMTPQSDNMVLSKEYVGKVESLLMLPGVFGSDVDIKETPVFYKKLIDHRENYRKARTDELKKLKPQGYALSDIWNGDGVNPNAVLTVFRHDDNAVVLKGAVGDLSKTAFVLDYPLFERLVYNLVVNFDVFGNVSHQLLTRVYMDMIRMEAEELFLMFLPPEQRLQYRREWYKGLLTQVKMTYVFPTIGSSEPTSVRFTEEGNTKKQMVEKILFFHLNEKVRGSFDTVNWKSLQVPESMQSQFRVEGLSTELRKIAAVKAEAKTPFARFFPDVAYLKVVMNSGDLKVYSLIHNKEHESVSWILAESLRMAPKEDSLTIYEGYWGPYPNMIFDVKEQDLSTFVTAVQKMKSEKDYQKLVTTFGIRRSNQGFWTHYDELTAHYRRTDPTNFGYLDLTRYELK; encoded by the coding sequence ATGCAATTTATTAACATACTTGTGCTTTGTTTTATTTCAGTTGTGATGACAAGCGTCTCAAAAGCAGAAGAACCAAATTTCGACCTGTATACTCGCAAAGTGCAGCCTGTTTTCGACAACCGCTGCGTGGCCTGCCATAGCTGTTTTAATGCTCCCTGCCAGTTGAATTTGCAGAATTTTGAGGGCTTCCAAAGGGGGGCCAGCAAGCTGAATGTGTATGATGGGACTCGCATTAAAAGCGTTTCGCCAACGCGGCTTTGGATTGATGCTCATGGCGCTAAAGGGTGGCAGGAAAAAGGCTTTTTTGATTTGAATAACACTCGAAAATCAGAGGGAAATCTGTTTTTGAGTTTTCTCAATTTACGCGCGGAAAAGCAAAACGTCGAAATTGAAAAGCAGGTGGCGCAGACTCAGATCTGTGCTTCACCGACCGAAGATTTTAAAAAATTGCAAAAGCAGGCTCCGTATTTAGGGATGCCTTACGGTCTGCCACCTTTAAGTGCCATGGAAATAGACACGATCCAAACCTGGCTTGAAGGGGGAGCACCGGGACCTAACTCTGAAGCTCAGAAAGAACTTGCTCGGGTTCCTGTAGAAATACAGAAACAAATTCAAGTTTGGCAGAAATTTCTAAATCAAACGGACCCAACGCACAAACTCGTCAGTCGTTATTTGTATGAGCATTTATTCTTAGCGCATCTTCATTTCCCTGAAAGCAAAGACACGTTCTTCCGTCTGGTACGCTCACGAACAAGCTGCCAGGAAGGAGTTCAGGAGATTGCGACTCGCAGGCCCAACGACGATCCGGGAGTTCAAAAATTCTATTATTGTTTTGCCAAATTTCCGGGCACGGTCGTAATGAAAACCCATATTCCCTATGCTTTAAGTCCCAAAAAGTTAGAGCGAATTAAAAAGCTATTCTGGGAAGAGTCTTGGAAGGTCCGCGTGATGCCGACCTATGAGCCGGGCGTTGCAGAAAATCCCTTCATTGCCTTTAAAGATATTCCAGTGAAAGCCCGCTATCAGTTTTTGTTAGACGACGCTCAATACCATGTAAGTACTTTTATTAAGGGACCGGTCTGCAACGGCAGTATGGCGGTGAACTCGATTCAAGAGCAATTTTATGTGTTTTTCATGACTCCTCAGTCTGACAATATGGTTCTTTCAAAAGAGTACGTGGGAAAAGTAGAAAGTCTTTTGATGTTGCCGGGAGTCTTTGGAAGTGACGTGGATATTAAAGAGACACCGGTCTTCTATAAGAAACTTATTGATCACCGAGAGAACTATCGAAAAGCGCGCACTGATGAACTAAAGAAACTAAAACCTCAAGGTTATGCCCTGTCTGATATCTGGAATGGCGACGGAGTAAACCCTAATGCCGTATTAACGGTGTTTCGTCACGACGATAACGCAGTTGTTTTAAAAGGAGCGGTGGGGGATCTTTCAAAAACGGCTTTCGTTTTGGATTATCCTTTGTTTGAACGTTTGGTTTATAACTTAGTTGTGAACTTCGACGTCTTTGGAAACGTCAGTCATCAGCTTTTGACCCGAGTCTACATGGACATGATTCGAATGGAGGCCGAAGAGTTATTCCTGATGTTCCTTCCGCCGGAGCAACGCCTTCAGTACCGTCGCGAATGGTACAAGGGGCTTTTGACTCAAGTAAAAATGACTTATGTCTTTCCGACGATAGGTTCATCAGAGCCCACGTCAGTTCGCTTCACCGAAGAGGGAAACACGAAAAAGCAAATGGTCGAAAAAATTCTTTTCTTTCACTTGAACGAAAAAGTGCGGGGAAGTTTTGATACCGTGAACTGGAAATCTCTGCAAGTTCCTGAAAGCATGCAGTCACAATTCCGTGTCGAGGGTTTGTCGACCGAGTTAAGAAAAATCGCCGCGGTGAAGGCGGAAGCCAAAACGCCTTTTGCACGATTCTTTCCCGACGTGGCTTATCTTAAAGTCGTTATGAACTCGGGCGATCTGAAAGTCTATTCCTTGATTCATAATAAAGAGCACGAAAGTGTTTCTTGGATTTTAGCTGAGTCTTTAAGAATGGCGCCGAAAGAAGATTCTCTGACTATTTATGAAGGGTATTGGGGGCCTTATCCCAATATGATTTTCGATGTGAAAGAACAGGATCTTTCTACCTTTGTAACCGCAGTGCAAAAGATGAAGTCAGAAAAAGATTATCAAAAACTTGTGACGACTTTTGGAATTCGACGTTCCAATCAAGGATTCTGGACACATTACGATGAATTGACAGCACACTACCGACGAACGGATCCTACGAACTTCGGGTATTTGGACTTGACTCGTTACGAATTGAAATAG
- a CDS encoding histidine phosphatase family protein: MLKTIHLFRHGQTDWNAIRRIQGHTDIPLNSEGQNQALSLQSYFQENSVDLFMTSDLVRAHETARIANSLLAKPLHVSPAFREVNLGELEGLTLQEAHDRFGMESWQKWVSVDPVHSDFSFPKAESARKSIERFTQALKDFCVRHEFNSAGLCTHGLVMRRFLHSLRPELQELLPIPNCVVYKVEWDSEKDLFYFNS; this comes from the coding sequence ATGTTGAAAACCATCCATCTTTTTCGTCATGGACAAACTGACTGGAACGCGATTCGTCGTATTCAAGGGCATACTGATATTCCTTTGAATTCAGAAGGTCAAAACCAAGCCCTCAGTTTACAATCCTATTTTCAAGAAAATTCAGTCGATTTATTTATGACAAGCGACCTTGTGCGCGCACATGAGACGGCTCGTATTGCCAATTCACTTTTAGCAAAGCCCTTGCATGTGTCCCCCGCATTTCGTGAAGTGAACTTAGGAGAATTGGAGGGACTGACTTTACAAGAAGCCCATGACAGATTTGGTATGGAGTCTTGGCAAAAATGGGTTTCGGTAGATCCCGTCCATTCAGACTTCAGTTTTCCTAAAGCAGAGTCTGCAAGAAAGTCGATTGAACGTTTCACTCAAGCTCTGAAAGATTTTTGCGTGCGGCATGAGTTCAATAGCGCCGGCCTCTGCACACACGGGTTAGTCATGCGGCGGTTTCTGCACAGCCTTCGACCGGAGCTTCAAGAGCTTTTACCCATCCCCAACTGTGTGGTTTACAAAGTGGAATGGGATTCTGAAAAAGATTTATTCTATTTCAATTCGTAA
- a CDS encoding EI24 domain-containing protein, translated as MSSILTSLQQSLRALARPRMALLIFLPPVLSFVFLFALFVSFWAGWISGLTGFFSSLTAVNWMTTLTGLTDFAYWCSVVFLILLFIPMVFLFAVLMTSLFVMPIVLKWVGDVDFRGLQKKKGGSLLGSIWNTLSATVTFVILFVVTLPLWFLPGLQIVVPLILASWLNKKVFLYDVLQDYASKEERQLIEQKSSKDLYGLGLLLGLLSYIPLAFFFVPVLLALSYTYYCLNALQSLRKGES; from the coding sequence ATGAGCAGCATTTTGACTTCTTTGCAGCAATCTCTTCGGGCGTTAGCAAGACCGCGTATGGCTTTATTGATATTTCTGCCTCCGGTATTGTCGTTTGTATTTTTATTTGCCCTCTTTGTCAGCTTTTGGGCGGGCTGGATTTCCGGGCTGACGGGATTCTTTTCATCGTTGACCGCCGTGAATTGGATGACGACATTAACGGGGCTTACGGACTTTGCCTATTGGTGCAGTGTCGTGTTTTTGATTCTGTTATTCATTCCGATGGTGTTCCTTTTTGCCGTCTTAATGACGTCACTTTTTGTGATGCCCATAGTTCTAAAGTGGGTGGGCGACGTCGACTTTCGTGGATTGCAGAAGAAAAAGGGCGGTTCTCTTTTAGGAAGTATTTGGAATACTCTATCGGCGACCGTAACTTTTGTGATCCTCTTTGTCGTGACCTTACCGCTTTGGTTTTTACCGGGCTTGCAGATTGTCGTGCCACTGATTTTGGCCTCGTGGCTGAATAAAAAAGTATTTCTGTACGATGTTCTTCAAGATTATGCGAGCAAGGAAGAGCGCCAGCTGATTGAGCAAAAAAGCTCTAAGGACCTTTATGGGTTGGGGCTTTTATTAGGGCTCCTTTCATATATTCCTTTGGCATTCTTCTTTGTGCCGGTGCTATTAGCTCTTTCTTACACGTATTACTGTCTAAATGCTCTACAGTCCCTGCGAAAGGGCGAATCCTAG
- a CDS encoding Fur family transcriptional regulator, with product MSKCGSERKNIDIDSLNERVRKAGMKLTQQRTQMLKILLAHPDPISADEIFKKFDDKSDGMDLVTIYRILKKFEEAGIVSRLEFGDGVARFELALESGHHHHHVICRQCQRVEPIHICDLDPHIKMVETMGYKQVSHRLDFFGVCSRCQ from the coding sequence ATGTCTAAGTGTGGAAGTGAACGCAAAAATATCGATATCGACTCTTTAAATGAAAGAGTTCGTAAAGCGGGGATGAAGCTCACCCAGCAGCGTACACAAATGCTAAAAATTCTTTTAGCACATCCAGACCCTATTTCTGCCGATGAAATCTTTAAAAAATTTGATGATAAATCGGACGGAATGGATCTAGTAACGATCTATCGTATTCTGAAGAAATTTGAAGAGGCCGGCATCGTGTCTCGTCTTGAGTTCGGTGATGGTGTGGCGCGCTTTGAGCTCGCTCTTGAATCAGGACATCACCACCATCATGTTATCTGTCGCCAGTGTCAGCGCGTGGAGCCTATTCATATCTGTGATTTAGATCCGCATATTAAGATGGTCGAGACGATGGGCTATAAACAGGTTTCCCACCGCCTGGATTTCTTTGGTGTGTGTTCTCGCTGCCAGTAA
- a CDS encoding PAS domain-containing sensor histidine kinase, with protein MDTKSPKEQASLLEQIHRTMSDSVYIFDVNEENLVWINERGVARYGYTLDEIRKMGPEYYTRTMHPEDLDSLRQSVKKSKDLKDGEVLNVEYRFKDHSGNYHWLSDRITVFSRNDKGEVATLLGVATDVDARKAYEETLKKTIQKLNLSLSAANMGTWEWDLEKNVLLWDSQMYRIHGIPYNPDLAPLEEVWKRSHRTDMEVVNLRVREAAEKHQDFYVTYRITWENKEVHHIRCYGKFMTDDDSRMYGVAWDSTEEVLTEQQIAEAKAKLISATKMAALGEMSGGIAHEINNPLTVIQARAFQLTQMVENNKLEPEKIKQAAESISRTADKIARIIKSLRSFAREGSQDPFEIVPVKKIVEETLEFCRTRFYNHGVEVEVLDVDPELEIECRIIQIEQVLLNLLNNSFDAISQLDEKWIRIQIKETEDAVEFHVIDSGTGIPDEIAEQIMLPFFTTKDVGKGTGLGLSISAGIIKNHKGHLSFNKDATNTTFVFTLPKFQE; from the coding sequence ATGGATACAAAATCGCCTAAAGAACAAGCAAGTCTTCTGGAACAGATTCACAGAACGATGTCTGACAGCGTTTACATTTTCGACGTGAATGAAGAGAACCTAGTATGGATCAACGAGCGTGGCGTGGCTCGCTATGGGTACACTCTGGATGAAATTCGTAAGATGGGGCCAGAGTACTACACTCGCACCATGCACCCTGAAGATCTCGACTCACTTCGCCAAAGCGTTAAAAAATCCAAAGACCTTAAAGACGGCGAAGTCCTTAACGTCGAATATCGTTTCAAAGACCATAGCGGCAACTATCACTGGCTGAGCGATCGTATCACTGTTTTTTCTCGGAACGATAAAGGCGAAGTCGCCACATTGCTCGGAGTCGCCACCGACGTCGACGCGCGAAAAGCTTACGAAGAAACACTTAAGAAGACGATTCAAAAACTCAACCTGTCCCTTTCCGCAGCCAATATGGGGACCTGGGAGTGGGATCTAGAAAAAAATGTGCTCCTTTGGGATTCGCAAATGTATCGCATTCACGGCATCCCCTACAATCCTGATCTGGCCCCTTTGGAAGAGGTGTGGAAACGCTCGCACCGCACGGATATGGAAGTGGTCAACTTGCGCGTGCGCGAAGCCGCTGAAAAACATCAAGACTTTTATGTCACCTATCGCATCACTTGGGAAAATAAAGAAGTGCATCACATCCGCTGCTACGGAAAATTTATGACGGATGATGACTCTCGAATGTATGGTGTCGCTTGGGATTCAACAGAAGAAGTTTTGACCGAGCAACAAATCGCCGAGGCCAAAGCAAAACTGATCTCTGCTACAAAAATGGCGGCGCTCGGTGAAATGTCCGGTGGTATCGCTCATGAAATCAATAATCCCCTGACGGTCATTCAGGCCCGCGCCTTTCAACTTACGCAAATGGTTGAAAACAATAAATTAGAACCTGAAAAAATCAAACAAGCCGCAGAAAGCATCAGTCGTACGGCCGATAAAATCGCACGTATTATTAAATCACTGCGCTCTTTTGCGCGCGAAGGCTCACAAGATCCTTTCGAAATCGTCCCGGTTAAAAAGATCGTCGAAGAAACTTTAGAATTCTGCCGAACACGATTCTACAATCACGGAGTGGAGGTGGAGGTTCTCGATGTGGACCCGGAACTCGAGATTGAATGTCGTATTATTCAAATCGAGCAGGTTCTTTTAAATCTTCTGAACAATTCTTTTGATGCCATTTCTCAGCTTGATGAAAAATGGATTCGCATCCAGATCAAAGAGACCGAAGACGCTGTGGAATTTCACGTGATCGATTCAGGAACCGGCATACCCGATGAAATTGCCGAACAAATCATGCTTCCCTTTTTCACCACCAAAGATGTCGGCAAAGGAACTGGTTTAGGGCTTTCAATTTCGGCAGGGATTATTAAGAATCACAAAGGTCATTTAAGTTTCAACAAGGATGCGACAAACACGACTTTCGTGTTCACACTTCCTAAATTTCAAGAGTAA
- a CDS encoding PstS family phosphate ABC transporter substrate-binding protein, translating to MIKNAILSLCVVLGASAAHAQVPVIKIDGSSTVFPITEAMAEEFQTAQKGKVRVTVGISGTGGGFKKFCRGEIDIQDASRPIQSSELEACRKAGIKFLEIAVAYDATAVVVNPKNTWLNSISVADLKKMWEPAAQGKIQKWSDINPAWPKQNLKLYGAGSDSGTFDYFTEAIVGKSKSSRGDYTASEDDNTLVTGVSQDLYALGYVPLAYYEENKAKLKVVGIIGGDKAPKKEAVTPSRQTVEAGTYFPLSRPIFIYVNEASMKKAEVKDFVNFYLSNSAQIVPEVKYVPLPAKAYELGKEHVKKNKLGTVFGGHSEVGLKIEELLKREGSL from the coding sequence ATGATTAAGAATGCAATTCTATCATTGTGTGTGGTTCTCGGTGCGTCCGCAGCTCACGCGCAAGTTCCAGTTATTAAAATCGATGGATCGAGCACTGTGTTTCCAATCACAGAGGCGATGGCTGAAGAATTCCAGACGGCACAAAAAGGAAAAGTTCGTGTCACTGTGGGCATTTCCGGCACAGGTGGTGGATTCAAAAAATTTTGCCGTGGCGAAATTGACATCCAAGATGCTTCTCGTCCTATCCAATCTTCCGAGCTTGAGGCTTGCCGTAAAGCAGGGATCAAGTTTCTTGAGATCGCCGTTGCTTATGACGCAACAGCTGTTGTCGTGAATCCTAAAAACACATGGTTAAACTCTATCTCTGTCGCAGATCTTAAGAAAATGTGGGAGCCAGCCGCTCAAGGTAAGATCCAAAAGTGGAGCGATATCAATCCTGCTTGGCCAAAACAGAACCTCAAGCTTTATGGCGCCGGATCTGATTCTGGGACTTTTGATTATTTCACCGAAGCTATCGTTGGTAAATCGAAGTCATCTCGCGGAGATTACACAGCCAGTGAAGACGACAACACTTTGGTGACGGGTGTTTCTCAGGATCTTTATGCTTTGGGTTATGTTCCGCTGGCATATTACGAAGAGAATAAAGCGAAGCTCAAAGTTGTTGGCATCATCGGTGGCGACAAAGCTCCTAAAAAAGAGGCCGTAACGCCGTCTCGTCAAACGGTTGAAGCGGGCACTTACTTCCCCCTTTCTCGTCCGATCTTTATTTACGTTAATGAAGCATCTATGAAAAAGGCAGAAGTTAAAGACTTCGTGAACTTTTACTTGAGCAACTCTGCTCAGATCGTTCCTGAAGTGAAATACGTTCCACTTCCGGCAAAAGCCTACGAATTAGGCAAAGAACACGTTAAAAAGAATAAGCTCGGAACAGTTTTTGGCGGCCACTCGGAAGTGGGTCTTAAAATTGAAGAGTTGCTGAAACGTGAAGGTTCGTTGTAG